One Euphorbia lathyris chromosome 1, ddEupLath1.1, whole genome shotgun sequence DNA segment encodes these proteins:
- the LOC136233044 gene encoding protein CANDIDATE G-PROTEIN COUPLED RECEPTOR 2-like: MNLQAIANDTSPSLAPKGPGFPAEIANQGFLTLPALVNDGQECYGFWYAAVLVVPAVLFLSYLGINAKKNVRRLWCRKSFVLISYYVLLWLAAALNLAWCSLQAWQCYPGKVVAWNFLSLFTGSAMLCLEVSLIAFLLQESYASGLETLTRTFAVSGVIVAVDILFKGIYVFGFGVPVFSDGDESTQRMKWGMWIIYKLLFTIVYGYILFVHYSKWREKLPPRPAFYNYITAMFVTNAVLLLACGSALFGASFGIWLYKFMVVCYHSLYLPFLHVTILADFFQEEDFLLDNAYYSEMKDAGFFDAD; the protein is encoded by the exons ATGAATCTTCAAGCAATTGCCAATGATACTTCGCCTTCTCTCGCGCCCAAGGGCCCTGGATTTCCCGCGGAAATTGCTAACCAAGGCTTTCTCACGTTGCCTGCCCTTGTTAACGACGGCCAGGAATGCTATGGGTTCTGGTATGCTGCCGTTCTAGTGGTGCCTGCTGTTTTATTCTTGTCGTACTTGGGGATCAACGCGAAGAAGAATGTGAGGAGGCTTTGGTGTAGGAAATCCTTTGTCCTGATTTCCTACTATGTCCTTCTCTGGCTTGCTGCTGCTCTGAATCTCGCCTGGTGCTCTCTTCAG GCTTGGCAATGTTATCCTGGGAAGGTAGTTGCTTGGAATTTTCTATCGTTGTTCACAGGATCTGCAATGCTGTGCTTGGAAGTTAGCTTAATTGCTTTCCTGCTCCAGGAGAGTTATGCCAGTGGGTTGGAAACATTAACCCGTACTTTTGCTGTCTCAGGAGTCATTGTTGCTGTGGATATACTTTTCAAG GGAATATATGTCTTTGGATTTGGGGTACCAGTATTCAGTGACGGTGATGAGAGTACACAAAGAATGAAGTGGGGGATGTGGATCATTTACAAATTATTGTTTACTATAGTATACGGCTACATATTGTTTGTGCATTACTCAAAATGGAGAGAAAAGTTACCTC CTAGACCAGCATTCTACAACTACATAACTGCTATGTTTGTCACTAATGCTGTGCTATTACTTGCATGTGGGTCTGCTTTATTTGGAGCAAGCTTTGGCATTTG GTTGTACAAGTTTATGGTTGTCTGCTATCACTCACTGTACCTTCCCTTTCTCCATGTAACAATTCTAGCTGATTTTTTCCAG GAGGAAGATTTTCTGTTAGATAATGCTTACTACTCTGAGATGAAGGATGCTGGGTTCTTCGATGCAGACTGA